A stretch of Mucilaginibacter terrae DNA encodes these proteins:
- a CDS encoding DUF4133 domain-containing protein, whose translation MKTSIYPINKGINKSIEFRGLKAQWIWWFGGLVIVLMLLFTVMYICGLGTLFCLASTGILAFWGSLKVFSLSKKYGEHGLKKMLAYRRLPKQVRISSRSVYIRLGWKDSKK comes from the coding sequence ATGAAAACAAGTATCTACCCAATCAATAAGGGCATTAATAAAAGTATTGAGTTCCGGGGTCTTAAAGCGCAATGGATCTGGTGGTTCGGCGGACTGGTGATCGTCTTGATGCTGCTTTTTACCGTCATGTATATCTGCGGGCTGGGCACCCTTTTTTGCCTCGCATCCACGGGAATCCTCGCGTTCTGGGGAAGCCTTAAGGTTTTCTCCCTCAGCAAAAAGTACGGCGAGCACGGTCTTAAAAAAATGCTGGCTTATCGCAGGTTGCCGAAACAGGTGCGCATTTCCAGCCGGAGCGTTTACATCCGCCTTGGCTGGAAGGACTCGAAAAAATAA
- a CDS encoding helicase-related protein codes for MAFNAFKKLRGNIDAIRIALDHRDGRQPSADDAIKLRAYAGFGGLKAVLYPAGDRDEWVAQHASKQDMQLYPSIMEMHGLLRDRCEPQEYTAIINAMRASVMTAFYTPEVVPEILYESLKRQGLTPTHMYEPSSGAGVFITGAINAFPDITVKAVEKDLLTGLVLNALCSTLPQSITVERIGLETTGNEENGGYDLVVSNIPFGNFPVFDPAYPDKNINGKIHNYFFAKGLDKLADGGILAYITTDAFLNSPSNQAAREHLFSRADFIGLSVMPDNLMKETGNTEAPNHLLLVQRNDNKGGMSPDERLLLETEERENEYGSYHSNSYLLSQGNGPVIGDTVRPGRNQYGHATMEYWQSGAIEAIREKLGQSLSASLEQRLHRERFENASLSARLKTTLPAPAELPVLTLKPMPEIVATAVSVQLGLFDNAPAENSNRAMDYLNATDETVVLKDTVRTIGTIRMRDHAAHEGLMLVTAKLQNSQQYAYKLYSNVEEIQMPMAWLNGQGFGREVNELRERLKHFGHEFFFEGDQSLKGLFKFERDERIWFKGLLPHHQEGSLVVDGLRTGNIVQLERDHDRALFQPMAGQGDAMFYRAYIRLRDDYFQLYQTEADHQREHAGYRLQLNEAYRAFSTRYGELNRPANRRLILADEKDGFKMLASIETRDGLGYRPADILERPVFQALAPFRTDDPVSALARSLNDQGKVDIGFIAAATGLNTAEAIISLHSHIFINPSTMAWETRDAYLSGNVVDKLSIAESAAVGSPEDHELQRSLEAIRRAQPEQIPFELLDFNLGERWFPNTYYEKFASDFFELPVTINYLPSSDNFRVSIEGTNLKISREYAIRPKESPRTTYGYTLLEHALENTTPYFSYEVKMGDSTKRFPDNEAIQLAHEKIERIRNGFTSWLHDLPESDKQAITSLYNRTFNCYVLREFDGGHLRFPGLKKQALGINDLYASQKDAVWRIMQNRGGLIDHEVGLGKTLTMVAAGYEMKRLGIAQKPMILALKANVNQIADTYRKAYPDARILFPGENDFTPDKRMRIFHEIKNNNWDCIILTHDQFGKIPQSPLIQQEIFQRELDAVTEDLYTLQSAGGEITRRMLRGMEVRKNNLEVKLKHIEQVIEQKKDGGITFREMGIDHLFIDESHKFKNLTFTTRHDRVAGLGNIEGSQKALNMLFAIRTLQQQFNSDLCVTFLSGTPISNSLTEMYLIFKYLRPNEMERQSIANFDGWAAVFAKKTTDFEFSVTNQIISKERFRHFIKVPELALFYNEITDYKTAAHISLDKPALDEHLINIAPTPQQTDFIMRLMKFAETGDATLLGRPALSEEEDKGRMLIATNYAKKMAADMRLIDPAYGDHPDNKVNTCARQVAELYHASMPQRGTQIIFCDIGTPKPGQFNLYDALKSKLVNDLDVKANEVTFIHDWNDRQKPELFRKMNRGDIRILIGSTEKAGTGLNVQQRVIAMHHLDIPWKPSELEQRNGRGSRQGNLLAKQHYGNKVGNFIYAVEQSLDNYKFNLLKNKQTFISQMKNCELNVRSIDEGSVDEKSGMNFSEYVAVLSGDTSLLEKSKLEKKIAALESLKTAHYRDVSRNKYALTDKLQESTEISKELRLVAADMKVLHARSKWEKDGARANMIRLDGLTSADPVAIGKFLISKYRNWLPESGTTGSGKLGTLYGFDLMIERNAGSFELDKPASHYNVLYAIRPETGIRYLYHSGAPNTDNPKLAARYYLSALDKAEGRPAKLQDKLNELDKQIPQLEALISKKFERDGELMQMKSDLTRLEREIAANIAAKQKLQQGGSADTNQQKLTASKETQEVLPGRLSEKAHANVLHNSASEVLQDLQQYTGERKSKGLKL; via the coding sequence ATGGCATTTAACGCATTCAAAAAACTCCGGGGCAATATTGATGCGATCCGCATCGCGCTTGACCATAGGGATGGTCGGCAGCCATCGGCTGATGATGCCATTAAGTTGCGCGCCTACGCAGGCTTTGGCGGATTAAAAGCAGTGCTTTACCCGGCAGGTGACCGTGACGAGTGGGTTGCGCAGCATGCGTCAAAGCAGGACATGCAACTCTATCCGTCTATTATGGAAATGCACGGCCTCCTGAGAGACCGCTGTGAACCGCAGGAATATACCGCGATCATCAACGCGATGCGGGCCAGTGTAATGACAGCATTTTACACACCGGAGGTCGTGCCTGAGATCTTGTACGAAAGCTTGAAGCGCCAAGGACTAACGCCAACCCATATGTATGAGCCAAGCAGTGGTGCCGGGGTGTTTATCACCGGGGCAATTAACGCGTTCCCAGACATCACGGTAAAAGCGGTAGAAAAGGATCTGCTGACCGGGCTGGTGCTCAACGCCTTGTGCAGTACGCTGCCGCAATCTATAACCGTTGAGCGCATAGGCCTGGAAACCACGGGTAATGAGGAGAACGGCGGCTATGATCTTGTTGTCAGCAATATCCCGTTTGGCAACTTTCCGGTCTTCGACCCTGCATACCCCGACAAGAACATTAACGGCAAGATCCATAACTATTTTTTTGCCAAAGGGCTGGACAAGCTTGCCGATGGTGGCATCCTTGCCTACATCACGACCGATGCCTTTTTAAACTCCCCTTCTAATCAAGCGGCCCGCGAACATCTTTTCAGCCGTGCCGACTTCATCGGCCTGAGTGTTATGCCTGATAACCTGATGAAGGAGACTGGTAATACCGAGGCACCTAATCATTTGCTCCTTGTTCAACGTAATGATAACAAGGGGGGCATGAGCCCGGATGAAAGGCTGCTACTCGAAACAGAAGAGCGGGAGAACGAATATGGCAGCTATCATTCCAACAGTTATCTGTTAAGCCAGGGTAACGGACCGGTCATCGGTGATACCGTCCGGCCTGGCCGAAACCAATATGGTCATGCGACCATGGAGTATTGGCAGAGCGGAGCGATCGAGGCCATCCGTGAAAAGCTAGGCCAAAGTTTATCGGCGTCGTTGGAACAGCGGCTGCACCGGGAGCGGTTCGAAAACGCATCCCTGAGTGCCCGGCTGAAAACCACCCTGCCGGCTCCCGCGGAGTTGCCGGTCTTAACGCTAAAGCCTATGCCGGAGATCGTCGCGACAGCCGTGTCCGTGCAGCTGGGATTATTTGATAATGCCCCGGCGGAAAACAGCAACCGGGCGATGGACTACCTGAACGCGACCGACGAAACCGTTGTCCTGAAAGATACCGTAAGGACCATCGGTACGATACGTATGCGTGACCATGCAGCCCATGAAGGCCTGATGCTCGTTACCGCTAAGCTTCAGAACAGCCAACAATATGCCTATAAGCTATACTCCAATGTTGAAGAGATCCAAATGCCCATGGCCTGGCTAAACGGGCAGGGCTTCGGCCGGGAGGTGAACGAATTGCGGGAGCGTTTGAAGCACTTCGGCCATGAGTTCTTTTTTGAAGGGGACCAAAGCTTAAAAGGCTTGTTCAAGTTCGAGCGGGATGAAAGGATCTGGTTCAAGGGTTTGTTGCCACATCACCAGGAAGGCAGCCTGGTGGTGGACGGGTTGCGTACCGGTAACATCGTTCAGCTGGAACGCGATCATGACCGTGCCTTATTCCAGCCCATGGCCGGTCAGGGCGACGCGATGTTCTACAGGGCATACATCCGCCTGCGCGATGATTACTTTCAGCTTTATCAAACAGAGGCTGACCACCAACGGGAGCATGCCGGATACCGCCTGCAATTGAATGAGGCCTATCGTGCCTTTAGCACCAGATATGGTGAACTGAACCGTCCGGCTAACCGGCGCCTGATCCTTGCCGATGAAAAAGACGGTTTTAAGATGCTGGCCTCTATTGAGACCCGTGATGGTTTGGGCTACCGTCCGGCTGACATACTGGAGCGCCCGGTATTCCAGGCACTGGCACCTTTCCGCACAGATGATCCCGTTTCTGCGCTGGCGAGATCCCTGAACGATCAAGGCAAAGTTGATATCGGGTTCATCGCAGCGGCTACGGGTTTGAACACAGCGGAAGCCATCATCAGCCTGCATAGCCACATCTTCATCAATCCATCAACGATGGCCTGGGAAACCCGGGACGCATACCTGAGCGGAAATGTGGTGGATAAGTTAAGTATAGCGGAAAGCGCAGCAGTAGGATCTCCTGAAGACCACGAACTTCAGCGATCCCTTGAAGCCATCAGGCGGGCGCAACCAGAGCAGATCCCTTTTGAACTACTGGACTTCAACCTGGGCGAACGCTGGTTTCCCAACACGTATTATGAAAAGTTCGCCAGTGATTTTTTTGAGCTGCCGGTGACGATTAACTACTTACCGTCGAGCGATAATTTCAGGGTGAGCATTGAAGGGACGAACCTGAAGATCAGCCGGGAGTATGCGATCAGGCCAAAAGAAAGCCCGCGTACGACCTACGGTTATACTTTATTGGAACACGCGCTGGAAAATACCACGCCTTACTTCAGCTATGAAGTAAAAATGGGGGACAGCACCAAACGTTTCCCGGATAATGAGGCGATCCAGCTTGCGCATGAGAAGATCGAACGTATCCGTAATGGCTTTACCTCCTGGCTTCATGACTTGCCGGAGAGCGACAAGCAGGCAATCACATCGCTTTATAACCGGACGTTCAACTGCTATGTGTTGCGCGAATTTGATGGCGGGCACCTGCGGTTTCCGGGTCTGAAAAAGCAGGCGCTTGGCATCAATGATCTGTATGCTTCGCAAAAAGATGCGGTGTGGCGGATCATGCAAAACCGTGGTGGCCTTATCGATCATGAAGTGGGTTTAGGTAAAACGCTCACCATGGTTGCTGCCGGCTATGAGATGAAGCGGCTGGGCATCGCCCAGAAACCCATGATCCTTGCGCTTAAAGCCAATGTCAATCAGATCGCGGACACCTACCGCAAAGCCTATCCGGATGCCCGTATACTTTTCCCGGGAGAAAATGACTTCACACCTGACAAGCGGATGCGTATTTTCCATGAGATCAAAAACAACAACTGGGATTGCATCATCCTGACCCATGATCAATTTGGCAAGATACCGCAATCACCTTTGATACAACAGGAGATCTTTCAGCGGGAACTGGATGCGGTTACCGAAGATCTTTATACACTCCAGTCAGCGGGTGGAGAGATCACCCGCCGCATGCTCCGGGGTATGGAAGTCAGGAAGAATAACCTGGAGGTCAAGCTCAAGCATATCGAGCAGGTCATCGAGCAGAAGAAAGACGGTGGGATCACGTTCCGGGAAATGGGTATTGACCATCTTTTTATCGACGAGTCCCATAAATTCAAGAACTTAACCTTTACGACCCGGCATGACCGTGTTGCAGGACTCGGCAATATCGAGGGGAGTCAGAAGGCATTGAACATGTTGTTCGCGATCAGGACATTACAACAGCAGTTCAATAGTGACCTGTGCGTTACCTTTCTGAGCGGCACGCCCATCTCTAATTCCTTGACAGAGATGTACCTGATCTTTAAATACCTCAGGCCAAATGAGATGGAGCGGCAGTCGATCGCCAATTTTGACGGGTGGGCGGCAGTTTTTGCGAAAAAGACCACGGACTTCGAGTTTTCGGTCACTAATCAGATCATCAGCAAAGAACGGTTCCGCCATTTCATTAAGGTACCCGAGCTGGCCTTGTTCTATAATGAGATCACGGACTATAAAACTGCGGCGCATATTTCGCTGGACAAGCCGGCGCTGGATGAACACCTGATCAACATCGCCCCTACCCCTCAGCAAACCGATTTCATCATGCGCCTGATGAAGTTCGCCGAAACAGGTGATGCCACGCTGCTTGGCCGTCCGGCCCTTTCCGAAGAGGAAGATAAGGGGCGCATGCTGATCGCTACCAATTATGCAAAAAAGATGGCGGCAGACATGCGCCTGATCGATCCCGCCTACGGCGACCACCCGGACAACAAGGTCAATACCTGTGCGCGCCAGGTCGCGGAGTTGTACCACGCTTCCATGCCGCAACGGGGTACGCAGATCATTTTTTGCGATATCGGCACCCCCAAACCGGGCCAGTTCAACTTATATGATGCACTGAAAAGCAAGCTGGTCAATGACCTGGACGTGAAGGCAAACGAAGTGACCTTTATTCATGATTGGAACGACCGGCAAAAGCCCGAACTATTCCGCAAGATGAACCGGGGCGATATCCGCATCCTTATCGGAAGTACCGAGAAAGCGGGAACAGGATTGAACGTTCAACAACGCGTTATCGCGATGCATCACCTGGACATTCCATGGAAACCATCAGAATTAGAGCAGCGGAACGGGCGCGGCTCCCGGCAGGGCAACCTCCTGGCGAAGCAGCATTATGGGAATAAGGTCGGGAATTTCATCTATGCCGTTGAACAATCCCTGGACAACTACAAGTTCAACCTGCTCAAAAACAAGCAAACGTTCATTTCGCAAATGAAGAACTGTGAACTGAATGTGCGCAGCATTGATGAGGGTTCCGTGGATGAGAAGAGCGGCATGAACTTCTCGGAATATGTAGCCGTGTTGTCGGGCGATACCTCACTATTGGAGAAGTCAAAACTTGAAAAGAAGATCGCCGCCCTGGAAAGCCTGAAGACCGCGCACTACCGGGATGTCAGCCGTAACAAATACGCGTTGACGGACAAATTGCAGGAAAGTACGGAGATTAGCAAGGAACTCCGTTTGGTCGCCGCTGATATGAAAGTGCTTCACGCTCGATCGAAATGGGAAAAAGATGGTGCCAGGGCCAATATGATCCGGCTGGACGGTTTAACAAGTGCAGATCCGGTCGCCATCGGAAAGTTCCTGATCTCGAAATATCGCAACTGGTTACCGGAAAGTGGCACGACGGGGTCAGGCAAGCTGGGAACACTTTACGGTTTCGATCTCATGATCGAGCGGAATGCAGGAAGCTTTGAGCTGGACAAACCCGCCAGCCATTACAATGTGCTTTATGCCATCAGGCCGGAGACCGGCATCCGTTACTTGTACCATTCAGGCGCCCCTAACACGGACAATCCCAAATTGGCGGCCCGCTATTATCTAAGCGCCCTGGATAAGGCTGAGGGAAGGCCGGCGAAACTGCAAGACAAGCTCAATGAGTTGGACAAACAAATACCACAGCTGGAAGCACTGATAAGCAAAAAATTCGAGCGTGACGGAGAATTGATGCAAATGAAGTCGGACCTCACCCGGCTGGAAAGGGAGATCGCGGCCAACATCGCGGCTAAACAAAAGCTACAGCAAGGTGGCTCCGCAGACACGAATCAGCAAAAACTGACGGCATCAAAAGAAACACAGGAAGTCCTTCCCGGGAGATTAAGTGAGAAAGCGCATGCCAATGTCCTTCATAACTCGGCAAGCGAGGTGTTGCAGGACCTTCAGCAATATACTGGTGAACGCAAATCGAAAGGATTGAAATTATGA